DNA sequence from the Pungitius pungitius chromosome 3, fPunPun2.1, whole genome shotgun sequence genome:
GATGGTTTCACCTTTTCACAAGCTAAGACCACGCCGTCCACTGAAGGCGTCTAACGTGAGTGAACACGTCGTGggtggattcacacacacacacacacacgaacacacacatacacattaacagacacacacacattcacatacacacacagacagacacacattcacacatacacacggacacacacacacattcacacacacacacacacacacattcacacacacatacacacggacacacacatacacattaactcacacacacattcacacacatacacattaacagacacatacacacattcacacacacagacacacacatacacacacacacacaccccgtcaGCAGGTATTAAAGGGCGGGGGACATTAAACAATCAGGTATTGTCGTCTCCCAGGTGACCCCATTGCCGTGTCGTTGATGATGTCACTAGTGAGTGGTTTTGCTTTTGGTTTGACCAGGAGACTTTAAACCGACTCTTGTTCTGCCAGGAGCGCTGTACTCAGGTAAGACGGGTTCTACTCCGGTTAGAAGGTTATTGTAGCTGTTATTTGGACAAACACGTCACCTAAATGACACGTGACCTAATGTTTCCTTCTCTAATTCGCTGCACTCTGGATGTGATTGTACATGGAGCTAAATCGTTTACATATTTGCATGCTAACGTGTGCAgataaaacttcaaaataaaagcatcaccAGGACACTTGGACAAAGTTCAGCTGTTCTTCAGAAGTATTGAATAAGAGATAAGAggttttttattgtcattgttagAGTTATACAAGGACATTTAGTTTTGTTAGTCCTAAGCCATCACGTGTACAACAATGTTAATAATGTACAAGATAAAAATAGACAAAAGGAATAGAATAAGTGAAACATACTAAAAATGAAAAGTCACAGaaggaataaaaatgtttaaatatgttttttgtcGGATGCAGACACGAGAGAAACAACTGTTTCAGCAGCTGGATGTGTGGGTGGAGCGATAGTGGTATGGGTTTATACATGTTTATAACAGATACGTGTCCATAATTTCTCCTCACGTACAGAGGAATGTGCCGCTGTCTCAGCAGGAAACTCAAAGGAGACTAATTACTTCAACAGCGTAATGTAAAGGTACCTGAAGATGAATATGTGAAAATACTGAGAATAAGGAAGATAAATGAGAGGATGAATAGGAAGTGtaaaaggaggaggacgagggagaattaggaagaggagaaggacggACGGggatgaagaagagaaagaagaggaggagtaaTGGGAGGagtgaaaaagtaaaaactggggggcaggagagaggagagtcaGAAGGGAGAAACCAGCGGCAACCATAAcctcttcttcccctccttctctgTGGGGCTTTTCCTTCTCTGTCCAGCTGTGGAACATCTGGAGGATTAACGGAGGTGTAGCTCTCCGCTCTCTCTCATCCGATCGCTGGTTGCTCCTTTGGGGTCAACGCCAGCTATCGCAGGATTTCAGGAAGACTTCTGTCGGTCTGCCCGGAGGACTCCTGGACCTGGACCCCAAGGACCCAGCGGGGGGGGCGATGTGACCATGGTGGGGCCATGCTAGGAGGGAGGTCCGCTCTGGcgagtgtgtttctgtgtttcgtGTGTCTCCTCGGCCCCACGCCACCGGCCGCCGGGATCTGCACCACGGACCTGCCGAAGCAGGTCAAGTCCATGATCAGGATCGCCCCCCAACTGGTACGAGTCTCTCCCCTCACACACAAGTGCTGGTGATCGGCATTAACACATTGATACATATTGATATATTGATATAAATATAGACAGATGTTTGGTGGTAAGCGAGAAGGTCCTGGATTCTTCTGCACCCAGAGGCCCATGTGAAGTCCTCGTGGGTTcctgactggtgtgtgtgtgtgtgtgtgtgtgcgcgtgtgttacGTCTCACTATTTGTCTAGGGGGTTCCATGAGGGATGTAACAAAGCAACAAAGGTATAAACATAGAGAAATCACCTTCTCCTCTATTCCCAGCTCTGACCGCACTTTACACTCACCTTCAAAAGCATGACACGACACCCTTAGAGTTTTAACGctgtcacaaaagggaaacagaccGAATGCAAGTTCTCATAGTTTTATTAATGGGTTTAATAAAACTTCAGGGTAAGACAGATCAGCTCataacaaaagggaaaacaaacaaatggtaatcaaatcgtcaggagagggccaggccaaaataacaaacaaaacagggctTCCTAAAGATTAAGACGAgctaccttccctaacaaacaaaagggtcatctttcctctctccctgactaacagaaaaacaagagataAGTTTAGTGAggtgaacctccaaacaaaatggcaccaAACTCCctacaccgtttacaccgtttacaccgtttACGGTGAGACaaactccacagacaggtctctacTGTCACCACACGCTGTGATAGCTCGCGGGGGGGAAGAATCCGGCCTCCACCTGGTTTCCTTGCTGCCTCatacccactgccaggctccagctaatggacctcagctggggatcgtttgagggctgcatggcagagagagagagagacaacatcACCAGCAAATGTACAATCACTATTacgtcaggggacgtaacagcgtgcgtgtgtgtgcgtgcgtgtgtgtgtgtgcgtgtgtgtgtgcgtgcgtgtgtgtgtgcgtgcgtgtgtgtgcgtgtgtgtgtgtgtgtgcgtgtgtgtgtgcgtgcgtgcgtgcgtgtgtgtgcgtgtgtgtgtgcgtgcgtgcgtgcgtgcgtgcgtgcgcgtgtgtgtgtgtgtgtgtgtctgtgtgtgtgtgtgtgtgcgtctgtgtgtgtgtgtgtgtgtgtgtgtgtgtgtgtgtgtgcgtctgtgtgtgcgtgcgtgcgtgcgcgtgtgtgtgtgtgtgtgtgtctgtgtgtgtgtgtgtgtgcgtctgtgtgtgtgtgtgtgtgtgtgtgtgtgtgtgtctgtgtgtgtgcgtgtgtctgtgtgtgtgtgtgtatgtgtgtgtgtgtgtgtgtgtgtgtgtgtgtctgtgtgtgtgtgtgcgtctgtgtgtgtgggtgtgtgtgtgtgtgtgtgtgtgtgtgcgtctgtgtgtgtgtgtgtgtgtgtgtgtgtgtgtgtgcgtctgtgtgtgtgtgtgcgtctgtgtgcgtctgtgtgtgtgtgtgtgtgtgtgtgtgtgtgtgtgtgtgtgtgtgtgtgtgcgtctgtgtgtgtgtgtgtgtgtatgtgtgtgtgtgtgtgtgtgtgtgtgtgtgtgtgtctgtgtgtgtgtgtgcgtctgtgtgtgtgtgtgtgtgtgtgtgtgtgtgtgtgtctgtgtgtgtgtgtgcgtctgtgtgtgtgtgtgtgtgtctgtgtgtgtgtgtgcgtctgtgtgtgtgtgtgtgtgtgtgtgtgcgtctgtgtgtgtgtgcgtgtgtgtgtgtgtgtgtgtgtgtgtgtgtgtgtgtctgtgtgtgtgtgtgcgtctgtgtgtgtgtgtgtgtgtgtgtgtgtgtgtgtgtgcgtctgtgtgtgtgtgtgcgtgtgtgtgtgtgtgtgtgtgtgtgtgtgtgcgtctgtgtgtgtgtgtgtgtgtgtgtgtgtgtgtgtctgtgtgtgtgtgtgcgtctgtgtgtgtgtgtctgtgtgtgtgtgtgtgtgtgtgtgtgtgtgtgtgtgtgtctgtgtgtgtgtgtgcgtctgtgtgtgtgtgtctgtttgtgtgtgtgcgtctgtgtgtgtgtgtgtgtgtgtgtgtgcgtctgtgtgtgtgtgtgtgtgtgtgtgtgtgtgtgtgtaaagtacaGATCTGTCTAAAAGAATAACAATCTCTAATATTTCATCCTCCTCAGAACCATTTGGGCTGCAGACTTTACACGCAGACCGCAACAGACTTCCAGGTACGAGCTTCTCCTGACctccgacctctgacctttgacccttaaCCATCCTACAGTAGCAGGGACACATTGATAGAGTTAAGAATACAGCATTGAAGACAACTCAtcaataaagacaaaaataattattttatacatttgcaAATATTCTCCATATTTTGGCAACTTTAAATTTAAGTCATTTACAACAAATCACATTATATGACGTAACAGAAGAaagttcatttcattcaaaatataactttttattgttttgtttttgttttttgtttacttaTAAAGAAGATGTTTACGATCAAAAGCTGCAACATTCATGATGTTATTACAGAATGCATGGGGGTATTACAATATGACTCGGTTGTTATAAGCATGCTGCGCGTCGGGCCTAAAAAAGCCCTCCAACTGTTAcgttattgaagataaagtacagcctcaagtagcttattgcttttataacacatTACCAGTGACATTataaattaaaagtaaatatctgcctttcagcataaaatagttgtagccaccaaagaCAACCAAGACAAATAGTCCCCTACGTGGATGTAAACAGCATCGTGTCCCTCACCATCTCATTCCTTCACATCATGACGTCACCTTAATgtccggttgtgaaagctcACGTTGCCTCAAATTGATCATTTGGGGGATTTATGGTCTGTTTCCGCcaatcgccaccgagctaaaagctataTTATAATATACATGATTTATTACAACATGCACAAGGTTATTGCAACATGTGTTGAAATGTCTTACTCGTTGTCGAGTCATTATGTAACTATTGTAAAGTTTATTGTGTTTGCTCAAGGCATCGCTCTCACCTTTAATAATAGACTTAGTCTTAACACCTCGATGTGTTCATTGCATATTTTACTGCACATATTTTTTGTGGATCAGTAAACCGTTTTGATTTGTCTCTCCAGCAGAACTGTGCCGTCTCCAGCCTCAGGTGTTTCTCTGCAGAGATGAAAGTCCTCATAGAGGAGTGGAACCTTGCAAAGATGCACGTGAGAATCCCCAGAAACGGATTGGTCAAAGGACTCCAGAGACTAGCGGATCGGTTCAGCCTGGTACAGAATGTGGTAAGAGATGTATAaatattaaagtttttttttcttacatgtCGTATTTGAAGAAATATATGCCgatttgtttaatttttaaatgagCTGCCGTTATAAACTTGTACAGGAGCCTGTAGCTGGTGCACATTTAATAGAATGTTATCAGAAAACTTAAGTGACAGATGAGATTCATTAAGTTGAGTTCTTACATAACTCTAAATGGGAGCACACCAAGAGGACAAAGGAAGGGACTCATGTCGCCGACAGAAAAGATGTCTGTCTGCTCCACAGAGTACCACGTCTTCCTCTTTGTGGTTCTCTGGAAAAAGAACAATATGTTGAATGTTGTCCAATGCGATCAGAGAACTGCGTACATTTACgataaaacacaaagtaaacacTCTAGTTACGTCAACTGCCATCTCATTCGTAACCAAGATACTTTGTTTACCAGAAGACATGAGCAGTTACTTAGACATCCTTTTGAACATGTAATACAATACAGTTGACTCACTGAGTTGTTGCCAGGAATCTCTTCATGTCCCAGATGATGAGAACCAGAGGGAAACCAGATGTTGGCAAAGAACAGAGGCCTAATGTGTTTACGTATTTGCCTGAGAACTACACAAAGTAAAGCGACCTCGTTCCTGCAGAGATTTGGATCTGATACCAGGAGAGTTTGGTCCTAATACCAACCAGACCAGGAGCCACTGAGTACGGGTTTTGCCACCAGTTGAGAAGCACTGCTTTGGGCCTTGCTTTTGTCATTGAGTTTGATTGACCGTTaatttgtgttcatttatgtCCGTAGATgataatacatatttatagaTGTTTTGTCGTTCCCTTTCACAGACCACCTCAGAGTGTCGTCGGTGTGAACTGCTCCAGCAGAAAGATGCAGAAGAGTTCCTCGGAGAGCTTGAAGGGACTCTTGAGAAGATAAACAGCGGCCCATGCCCCCCGGAGGACCTTTAATAAAAAGACACTTCATAAtatgttttcctctttgtgcATTTTCTGCAGAGATCACGGTTCAGGTGGTTGGAGAGAGAACTTTTAGAGTGAAGTTAGTGAAGTTTTAAGTGACTTCTTGAACTTAAATTTTGCTTTGAGCTTTAAACAGGAAGCTGTGATCCATTCAGGAAAGGAAACAGCATTCGTATTAAGGTGCTGGAGAAGACAAAGGAGGCACAACATGTCCAACTTTGTGgagcaaaagttttgaaagtttttttgttttgattgaaaACGGCAAATCCTCTTCACTTCTGGTCCAACAAAGTGTCTCCGTTGCCCTGACAACAGCAAGGAAAGAGCAGACCAGGAAGCAGTTCAATGTGCCCGTTACCACGGAGACGGCCTAACTTTGTGAGGATCTGAAGAGCGTTCTGATACTTTGAGAACGcctcctgacctttgacctctggacTCTGACGTTGATCGGCTcttttgagtcctcccttcaacAAGACAATTTTCCCTTTTGGCCTCTTAGCCACTAAATGCAAAGATAAGTTATCGATAACTAAAACAAGCGGCGACCTTGTACCCCGCCGGCGCCATGAGACGTTAAGTGTGGGATGTCGGCAAcgttcacacttttttttaatactaccAAAGCTGTAAAGTGATCACGCAGCAGGGCGTGCAAACTGATAAATgtgcatgaaaaaacaaaaaaaatacatcaatattCATACACTTTAATGTTGTCacattaataaagcattgatgacatcattgtttctCTGTGAATTGATCACGTTAATAATAACATctcactgtgtgacacacagtgAGATTTTAGTTCAGCGTGGCCTCTCGTCTTCTCCCAGCATAACGGTGTCTCGTATGCTTTTTAACGACAGCGTGACTTGTTTCCCACTAATCTTGGTTTTTGCATGTGGCCCCTCCCCCCATGCTCTGAGGAGGCTCCGCCCCTTTCCCCATTTGTGGAGAATTCTATGAATGTTGGATCATTAACTCCATCCATTTTGAGTCAGACTCGTCTTGCTGCTGTTTAATagaattgattgtttttttatatatgcgTTGTGTGTGTATTGTCTATTTAACTATCCATGCATCTATCCTTCAATGAGTGGCAGAGTGTGACTTAAATGTCAATACATTCAAGCAGTCAACTGAACTGCAAGTTATTAAACATTGAACGTTGCATTCGATTAAGAATGAAGAGATGCTGAAAATTTAAACAAGTTTAAACAGCAGGACGCGTCCCAACCTTTTTTCTGTTATAATTTTGCCAAATTTTAACATAAATGAAAGAATATTAGCGATATTTGACATTTACTGTAAATCATatgtgaaatgtctgaaagCTAAAAGTATCCAGAGCCGAGATCATCCGTTTGTGTCACGGTCCTTTGTTCGGTCTTCTGATTGGACCACACAAAGCTCCTCTTGCACCAAGAAGCTTGGTCAGATCTTCTTGCATCTCTTTTCAGCTCAACTGTACTGAGGGCTTGTGTTTTATGACATGGCTATTCTTATTATTCGCCTATAGGCtggttagtaataaatactttagGCATAAACAAGTTTAAGATACTTTTGTTttctcacaaaacacacaaatggtaGTCGTGCATTATAATTCAGAACCTAAAATCAGTCagttacataaataaatattactTCATTTACCATTGTCATGTTTTGGGACTGAAATAACTTCTGCAGGCAGCACCTTGTGTTATTGATTGATGACATTTTATTCCAGTTAAGATATGTTAATATTGTATCtcctaaaatgtcaaaaattaAGGTAAATCTACACAGTAACGTCTTCAAATGAGTTATTGCAAAATACTCCGTCTCTGTGGAATAAACAGCGaaagaataataatgaataagacTCATTTCCTGATCGATGGGATCGATCTTAAACTATCCCACAAACGACAGCTATTAAAGAACTGATTAACAAATACAAACTGTTCCGGGATCAGTTCTGTGCGTTTTAGCACGCGCGCACTGCGTTCAGAGGCCGCTCTGCGCATGCTCAGCGGGCCTCGTGCCACACTCTTCCCCGCTCGCCCCCTCCCGTGCCGGGGGGTCATTATCGATCTTGTGCGGTGATCGATCATCAGCTCTCGGGCTTGTCCTTGTTGGGGCCCATGAACTCCACCCCGTCGATCGGGATGTCCTTCTCCTGAATGGCCTTCTGCACGCACCGCTGGTACTTCCGGAAGGTCTCGGTGCACGGGTCGCCGCTCCGgtctcccttcaggaacttctCCGCGAACCAGCGGTTAAAGCACTGGTCGTAGTCCCGCTTCAGGTCGTTGCAGGCCTCTCCGACGCTGTTCATCTCCGATGGCTCGAGTCCCGCGGCCGGCGGGAGAGAGGCTGGAGGTTTTCTCGAAGAAGACAGCCGCAGATGAGACGAGCAGCGCTGCGTGACCCTCTTTGAGCGGAGGGACGTGATTGGCTGAGTCGAGAGACCCATGGACCGGAAAGACGTCACGACGTAACAGAGATGTTCAACCGTGTAGGAGGAGCCACTCCCCAAGGAATCCAAACTCTTTATTTGTTGAAACCGAAGTTTTTTCTCTGCGTTTCGTGTgtgatcgtgtgtgtgtctctctgtgtgtacgTGTATTCGACTATATGTGAGCAAACACCAAATTACATTTGGCTgcatgattttttattttccatcattttagtttcctgctaaaaaaaatcagagattaaaaaaatgcaataattgCAATATTGGAAAGTACATTTATTGTTGGACTCTACAGATTTCTCTCCTTTTTCAGCTTTTGTTTACTTTCCCTCCAGTACACTTCAGAgggaaaaatgtgtttctaccttcttctttttattaaaaatattattgAACCTGGGGCGATTcccaaatcaagcaggaaaTAATTTACATTAGCTTTACAAGCTGCAACTCACAAGTGAACTATAATTCAATAATgtgttttgaatgggaaatatTCAGTATAAGTGagtttttttcatatatttggTGATTAAACtttttcaaagttttttttttaacttattattattatacacaaTCCGTGTGTCTTTTAGATCGCGTTTCACTACCTGGTCTTTAATTCTCTTAGATACTGTCAAAGTGAGATGTCTTTCTCTTTTGACCCAAACACATCCCAAAAAACCCGCGAGAGATCGCGCAGCTTTCGGAAGTCTCGCGGTTCTCCAAGAAGCCGCGAGGAGCATCGGACTAATCGAAATAAGCTGGTATTTAATATTGTTGATCAactaagaaaaaataaaacacaaccgGGATTTAACAAGGGTAAGTAGCATCCGTGGAGCTCCTCGGCTACCATTTGATCCTCAGTGTGCTAGAGATAAACATGCTAACTACATTAGCATGCTTTGCTAGGCCCCTCTGATTGTTGTGACCGGATGCTCGCGGGCTGCTAGCTTATCCGTTAGCCGCTCGACCATGTTTGCGTTTCGTTTAATTCAAACTTTATGTTAATTATTCGCGCCGCACGCAGTCCACCTCGTAGCTCCAAGATGTCTGACAGCGAGGACAGTGACTTTTCCGACAACCAGAGCGGGGCCAGCAGCGACGGAGAGGCCGAGGAGGTGAATGAGGTATGCTAACCGCTAAGCTAAGTGATGCTAGCCAAACGGAGGGGTTTCTCAGGGTAAACATTGGGATTTAATGGGGCTCAAAGTGGAACAAACTGCCAAAAGATGACCTCACGGGCTGGAGGACATGTTGCCAGTAGATGCATATCATACAGTTTACTTCAGCTCGTGTATGTGGAGTGATGAGTACACATTaaagtacttttactttatCTGACAGGTTGTGtgaatttaaacattaaaatacgCGGTTATTGACGGAAAGGAATGTGGAACTCCACTGTTGGTGGaaatctttttaattaaaacatctgcTGTTTCCCAAAGTGAGGAAGTTGCTATAATTGTAAAGGTTTGGAATGAGGGAAAACCGTGCTGGTTTCTGTACATCACTTCTTAAAGGTTTCTTAACTTCTTTGTTTTATGAACCACTGATTCAGGGAAAATCCATAATGAAAAGAGTCAATagtttaactaaaaaaaaattaacaaaaaaaatacttttacttaaagtaATAAAACGGTACTGACAGCATATATAATGGTTACAATACTACAACCTAATAGTTTTATTGACTCTACCCTCTGGCCAATCCCGTCATTGAACCATTGTTTAGTGAGCTCATTTAATTCTATACCATTTTTGTTGTATACATTTTACGTTTTTACATCCAATTTTATTCTGTGAtattttctctgtgtttgtgtacatataAATGCTCCTGTAGCAAAACAAAATTCAAGTAACTAATCTATTTTTACTCACTTTCACTGATTTTATGGTATTTAaatactccacacacacacacacacacacccactagGAGGAGACTGGGAGCCCTGTGGGCAGCGACAAGgtagcagaggaggagggggaggacctggaggatgaggaggaatacgacgaggaggaggaggaggacgatgacgatCGTCCCAGGAAGAAGCCGAGACACGGGGGGTTCATCCTGGACGAAGCCGGTACGATTCCACGACGACGTCGCCTTttccacctaaaaaaaaaatgaactaatcACTTTTTCCCGGAGGCCTCGTTTGTTTTACAGTGGGGGGGTTTAATTGTTTCTGTGTTCTCTGTCTAGATGTGGATGACGAGTACGAGGATGAGGAAGATCAGTGGGAGGAAGGTGCTGAAGACATTCTGGAGAAAGGtgaggaactgtgtgtgtgtgtgtgtgtgtgtgtgtgtgtgtgtgtgtgtgtgtgtgtgtgtgtgtgtgtgtgtgtgtgtgtgtgtgtgtgtgtgtgtgtgtgagagagagtgagattgATGTCAAGTATCAGACGTAGGAGACAGACCATGTGGCAACAGCATAATATGCATTGACGacaacacagaggggggggggcagtgatggCACGTAGGCCATGTTTACCAGACGGAAGAGACGAATACAGGAAGTAGACGTCAGGACGATGAAATGACGTAGAACAGGCAACATGGCGTAGGAGGTCGAGGACGTGTAGGCCATGAGGACGGGAGCTCGCTGACTGACAGGGCGTAGATGATGAAAAGGGGATGTAGCTATTGGGGACGGGGGTATGTCCTGCAGAGTTTTTCATTGTGAATGAATGTAAACGCTGTGTCTGAGATGGAGAAGCCTCCTCTGTAACTGCTGAGGTTGAGGGTTTGAAGCTGCCtctttaactctctctctctgtctcaccggTGCTCCTCTCTCGCCCTGCATGTCCTCTCCAGTTAACGGTAATTCTTCTCCAGATGCTCTCCTTGTTTTAACATCGATTTGTATCTGCAGCAGATGGAAAAACCGTTGTCAACCATCTGATAAAGtgttaaatcccccccccccccccgcccctccatcAAGGCACAGCTGTATGTATGAGCACCACGCCAGGAAGCACAGAGAGTGAACTCCTATCcaagttaattcaatttaaatgactATAAACACGTCAGCTCACTTTTTATTAGCTAAAGAAACCAGATTTGAGGACCTGAATCCCTCCGGGTCGTAACCCGGCATCCAGATGTTGGTCCTAAAGTCTCTTTTCAGTCATTGGGAGTGAATGTGCCGGCGCTGCTACCTGCTCGATGCATGGCTGCCATGGTAACgctgcagaaacaaaacacCAGGCGGCGTGCGCTGCGTTCAAAGACAACCCGACCTCGAGCCGCTAAACGGAACCAGTGGTTTGTTCCTGTTGATTAAACACTATCTTTGTTTCTGGTCTGAGGACGAACAGGTAGACCAGTTAACCCCAGTGGAACCTTGAGTACTTTTAACCATTAGGTTGGTGTTTTGTTTCTGCCGtagtctgacctttgacccctcacTGGCCACGTGTTGTTTCTGTGCTGTACAGTCAccattaatcttttttttttcttcttttttttctcccatcatGCTTTGTGTTCTGCACTGATGATGAATGTCTCTTTggcttctctcctcttcaccctcctcctcttcctctcttggcTGCTGCTTCGCCTTTAACTCGTCTTGGTTTTCTTCTTGTTCTGTTTGGTTTTTGGTTGTTCTTTCATCCTCCTTTCATgacctctcttcctcctcctcgtccttcttcATCATCCCCTCACTGTTGTACCGTCTCCTTCTTTATTTCCCTGATCTTTACCTGTGCTCCTCCTCttacctcctcttcctccctcactggTCGGTCCAAAGCAGAAGAGGCTGAAGGTAATTCACTGTCATTTTTCTCTACATTCAATCCGTATCCCCCCGTGTGATTGTGAACTTTAACCCCGtggtctctccctctcagtgTCAAACATCGACCATGTGGTCCTGGATGAAGACAACTCCGGATCCAGAAGGCTGCAGAACCTGTGGAGGTACCATACTTCTGTCTTTACCTCTAATCTTTACTCATGAGAAGTCTTCATGTGGcccaacagaaacaaa
Encoded proteins:
- the triap1 gene encoding TP53-regulated inhibitor of apoptosis 1, translated to MNSVGEACNDLKRDYDQCFNRWFAEKFLKGDRSGDPCTETFRKYQRCVQKAIQEKDIPIDGVEFMGPNKDKPES
- the il15l gene encoding interleukin 15, like isoform X1, whose protein sequence is MLGGRSALASVFLCFVCLLGPTPPAAGICTTDLPKQVKSMIRIAPQLNHLGCRLYTQTATDFQQNCAVSSLRCFSAEMKVLIEEWNLAKMHVRIPRNGLVKGLQRLADRFSLVQNVTTSECRRCELLQQKDAEEFLGELEGTLEKINSGPCPPEDL
- the il15l gene encoding interleukin 15, like isoform X2 gives rise to the protein MLGGRSALASVFLCFVCLLGPTPPAAGICTTDLPKQVKSMIRIAPQLNHLGCRLYTQTATDFQNCAVSSLRCFSAEMKVLIEEWNLAKMHVRIPRNGLVKGLQRLADRFSLVQNVTTSECRRCELLQQKDAEEFLGELEGTLEKINSGPCPPEDL